A portion of the Poecilia reticulata strain Guanapo linkage group LG23, Guppy_female_1.0+MT, whole genome shotgun sequence genome contains these proteins:
- the nudt4b gene encoding diphosphoinositol polyphosphate phosphohydrolase NUDT4B, whose protein sequence is MKLKPNQTRTYDGEGFKKRAACLCFKNEREEEVLLVSSSRHPDQWIVPGGGMEPEEEPWGAAVREVFEEAGVKGKLGRLLGVFEQNQDRKHRTYVYVLTVTETLEAWEDSVNIGRKREWFTVDEAIKVLQSHKPVHAEYLRRLQLSCSPTNGNSILPSPPPNDNYPHYGTTTGAPSTGGMLGSSCR, encoded by the exons ATGAAGCTGAAACCGAACCAGACCAGGACGTACGACGGAGAGGGTTTTAAGAAAAGAGCGGCGTGTCTGTGCTTCAAGAATGAACGGGAGGAGGAG GTTCTGCTGGTCAGCAGCAGTCGGCACCCGGATCAGTGGATCGTTCCTGGAGGAGGGATGGAGCCCGAGGAGGAGCCGTGGGGCGCCGCGGTGCGAGAAGTCTTCGAGGAG GCCGGCGTGAAGGGCAAACTGGGACGCCTGCTCGGTGTGTTCGAG CAAAACCAGGACCGGAAGCACCGGACGTACGTTTATGTTTTGACTGTGACGGAGACGCTGGAGGCCTGGGAGGACTCGGTTAACATAG GCCGGAAGCGGGAGTGGTTCACCGTGGACGAGGCCATCAAAGTGCTGCAGAGCCACAAACCGGTTCACGCCGAGTACCTGCGGAGACTCCAGCTCAGCTGCTCCCCCACCAACGGGAACTCCATCCTCCCGAGCCCGCCTCCGAACGACAACTACCCTCACTACGGCACCACCACCGGAGCCCCCTCGACAGGCGGCATGCTGGGCTCCTCCTGCAGATAG